Genomic window (Chryseobacterium bernardetii):
GAAGAGAATTACTAATAGTTTCATATTGTTCTGAATTGACAGACAAAAGATACAAAAATTGAGACAAGTGATATACGCTGCCAATTTGCAACTTTAAACACAATCTCTTCCTACACCGAACTGAGATTAACGCCTTCTGCCAGACTTTTTACCAACATCAGTCCTTTTGTAAATCCTGTATCCATATGATCCTTCCATTCTTTGTCTACCTGAACTTCGGTATGAAGCTTTGTCTTTCCGCCAAAGTCAGTCAGAAAATATTTTTCAAAGCATCCGCTCCATTCCATAACTTCTTTGCTTTGGGTATCTTCTACTCCGTTTTCTATCATCCCCAAATGTTTAAAAACAATTTGATTAGGCTCATCCAGACTGTCTATGGTAGAAACCATTCCATCACCTTTTTCATTAAGGAAATAGGTTTTGCCGTCTACCTTCCAGTCGGATTTCATGACCGAAGAGCCGGCACCAAAATATTGTGTCCACTGGCTATACGTTTCTGGTCTCCAAAGAATGTCCCATACTTTCTGTAAAGGAGCATCAATTATTGTTTCGTATGATAAGGTTTCCATATTTTCAATTTTGTGGTTGTTTATCGTTTAAATGGTATTTCTTTAAAGCTGATTTTCAGAAAGATGCTTAACGATATTCATTGCTTTTGGAAATTTTTCTTCAAAAAAAGATTTAAACTCTTCAGGAGTATTGATAACTGTTTTTAATAATGTTCCTTCATCATTTTCTTCCAGAAAGTAAGCTTCCGTGGCATCTCCCCATTCCTTGGCAACTTCAATCCCTTCATAAATTTCTCCTAAATGCAGAAATTTTATTTCCTCATTGGGTATTACTTTTTCAACCCTGCTATACATCCCGTTATTTTTGGGATCCAGGAATTTGACGATATTATTTTCTTCCAATGTACCTTCATAAAAGGAACCTTCTGTAAAAGCGGTAGTCCATTGCCTGTAAGTAATATCACTCCAAAGAACACTCCACACTTTTTCAGGTTCTGCATTAATTTGTATTTGATATGATAACTGTTCCATATTGTTATGTATTAAGTGGTATGTTTAAATTTAAGGAATTCAGTGCTGAGAATATAATATGTGTTACAAATTCTAGCCTCCAACAAAATCTCCGCCATTGATATGAATTACTTCCCCCGTGATGAAGCTTGCATCTTTAGAGGCCAGAAAAACATAGGCTGGGGCTACTTCTGATGGCTGTCCGGCCCGTTTTAAAGGGGTATCTTTCCCGAATGTCGGAAGATCATCAAAAGCTTCCTTTACAAGGGGAGTCCATATAGGTCCGGGAGCTACGCCATTTACCAGAATTTCTTTTTCAGCAAGATTATCTGCCAATGAACGGATAAAAGATAAAATGGCTCCTTTTGTGGCGGCGTAATCAATCAGGTGATTGCTTCCACGATAGGCGGTGACAGAAGTTGTGCAGATGATTCTCCCTCCTTTTCCTATCAATGGAAGAAAATTCCGGGTAAAAGAAATCATGGAAATAATGTTGGTCTGAAATGTCTCCTGAATCTGTTCATCAGAGATTTTTTCGAGACTGTTTTTTGAGGTGTGAATTCCTGCATTATTAACAAGAATATCAATACTTCCCCATGCTTCTTTAACCTTATCCGTACATTTGTTACGGAAAGTTTTTCGGGTAAGATCACCTTTAATCAAAAGACATGTTCTTCCTTCTTTTTCTACCAGCTTCCGGGTTTCCCTGGCATCGTTGTCACTTTCTTTGTAGATAATGGCAACATCAGCTCCCTCTCTTGCGAAATGAACAGCTACTGCCTGCCCTATTCCACTGTCTCCGCCGGAAATGACCGCTTTTTTATCCAATAATTTCCGACTTCCCTGATAATCATCCCTGATAATCTCGGGATACAGGCCTTCTTTGGGTACTTTAGACTTAGATTGTGATTTGTTCTGTGTTTTCATAAGCAAACCTTTTCTCTAAATAACATCAAACAACAAGCCGAAATATCTTTAAGAGTTATACGCGTCTTCTAAATCCTGAATAATAATCTTCTGCATCTTCATCATCGCCTGTACCACTTTATAAGCTTTTTCCTGGTTGGGATCATTCATCAGCTGAATCAATTTTTTAGGAACAATCTGCCAGCTTAAGCCGTATTTGTCTTTCAGCCAGCCACACATACTTTCTCTTCCTCCGTTTGAAGTAAGTGCATTCCAGTAAGTATCAGTTTGTTGCTGGTCATCTGTCATCACAACCAATGAGATTCCTTCATTAAAATCAAACTGATGATCGTAAGAATTATCCATACAGAATAAAGAATACCTATCAATTATAAAATGAGCGTGCTGAACATTTTCTGCCGGCTCCGGGATAGGATGCCCTTCACTTCCATCACCATATTTCAGAATATTTCCAATGCTTGAATTAGGGAATGTTTGGGTATAAAGCTCCATGGCTTCTTTAGCTTTTCCATTATTTTCATGAATAAACATTAAAGTAGGGACTATTTTCTGATCCTGACCTTTTTCCCCTAAAAACAGCTGCCAGGTTACTCCAAACTTATCCTGAACCCAGCCATATTTTTTACTCCAAGAATAAGAGCCAAGCTCCATGAGAGCTATACCATCCTCCACTAACTGATCCCAATATTTCTGGACTTCATCTTCCGTATCACAGATCACCATGAACGAAATGGAAGGATTCTTTTTAAACTGAGGGCCACCGTTAAGCAGCATTAATCTCTGCCCGAACAGATCAATGTTCATTACCACCGGAGTGTCTGCTGTAATTTCGCCGTCAAAAACTTTACAGTAGAACTCTGCTGAATGTCTGGCGTCTCCGTCATACCAGAGACATGGGAAAATATCGTTATTCATAAGTTTTAATTTTTAAGGTTGATTTTATAGGTAATTTATTCATAAAATCTGTAGGAAATAGAAAATTCTGTAAGACTTTTATATTGAAATTTTTCATTATGTGCAGCAGCATCCGGAATGAAAAAACATTATTTCTATGTCTCGCGGATTAAGCAGATGAGGCAGATTATAAAAAAATTAAAGATTTGTGAAATCTACGGGAGTTTTATACATTTAGATTGCTCATTACATGCGGCTTTATTCTCAAAACTAAAACGAAGAAACTTCTTTGGTAAAGACAAAAAAATATAATGCCCTTGCATTCAAAGAGAATTATATTCTCTATTTGCAACAACACGGCAAAAATTCAAGCTTTTTTTACTTTTATGCTTCCCTAAAACACATCTGATGCTCTTTCATATAATCTTTCAGCTTCATTAATGTATTTTTTCCGAAGCCATGTAATTGTAAGATCTCCTTTTCAGAATAATCTGACAGTTTTTCCAAAGAATCTATCTTTTCCTTTTTCAAGGATTTTCTTGCAGGTACCGCAATTATTCCCAAAAGGAAATCTTCTTCAGAATCATAACTGACAGCATATATGGAATTCAAACTCTTTGACATGATAACTAAATTGATCATGGCGACAAAAAATGTTTTTAATGATTCTCAACATACTTATGGAAATTATTGAGAATAGCATACCAGCCATCTCTCTGCATTTCCACTGAATTTTGTTTTTCCGGATCGAAAATTTCAATCACTTTTGTAGTGTTCTCATCAATCTTATCAAAGATCACTTCTACTTTGCGGCCGTCTTCCATGTGATATTTTATAAGCTCATGAGGAATTACTTCATCATATACTCCTTCAAAATCAAATGCAAAGCTTTTATCTTTTGCTTCCATTTTGTTTTTGAACTTTCCTCCTACCTTCAGATCGTTTTCAGAACTGGGGCAATGCCAGCTTTCATGGGCAAAATTCCATTTGGTAATATGTTTGGGCTCATTGAAGTAATTCCATACTTTTTCTACCGGTGCTAAAATGGTAATGTCTATTTTTATTGGATCCATAGTTTAATTTTTGAATAAAAGAGCTGCCTGAAAACAGGCATCTCTTTTTTATAATTAGTTAAATATAAGATTATTTCCCGTATTCTTCATTATAATTAATCATCCAATGAACACCATATTTATCCTGGAAACTTCCAAAATAGTCACCCCAAAACTGATCTTCAATCGGCATTTCTATGTTTCCGCCTTCAGAAAGCCCCTTGAATAGTCTATCTGCTTCTTCTCTTGAATCCGGGAAAATAGAAACATAGTTATTGTTTCCTACATTTAGCTTCTGCCCAAAGCTGGGAACAATATCAGAAGCCATTAAAAGGTCTTTTCCGATTGGCAATGCAATATGCATAACTCTGTTTTTTTCTTCTTCGGAAAGATTTTCAGTACCGGGAGCATTTCCCATTTTATGAATTTCACCTGCGAATTCACCTCCAAAGACAGATTTGTAAAAGTTGAAAGCTTCTTCAGCTTTTCCATCAAAATTTAGGTACGGATTTAATTTTGCCATGATTTTTAATTTTAAAATGTTATTATTTTTCTAAACATAAATGACACTAAGGTTTTTCACAAATAACACAATAGCCTGATGTGAAAAATTCGAATGTAATCTGTGAGTTTATTTATTTAAGAATGTCTCTACTTCCTTTATTGTAAAGTTGACTAAGTTTTCGTTAAGGCTGCCGTCAAAGTCAGGCATCATATACACTCCATGGGTTGCAGGAAGAATCATTAATTGTGAACCTTCTACCAACCGCCACATGGCAACAGTATGTTCCGGTTTCATTACATCCTTATCTCCACTGATGAAAAGGGTTGGTGATTCTATAGAACTTAACACTTCATCATCCCAGTCTACAAAGGTCTGCATTCTTTTACTGTCTTTATCGAAAAGGTTCTCCAGTTTAGAAAAGTCCGGATTAAGGTTTAAAAAATTGATTTTAAAAGGTTCAGGCATAGATTCAAAGGTGGCCTCTTCCATCATTTCGAAAAAGCCGTCCATCATTCCTTCTCTTTTATAAAATGCTGAGGCAACCACCAGTTTTTCTACAATTCCCGGATGGCGGTGTGCTATCTGCATTACAGTACTTCCGCCATTACTGAACCCCCAGAATGAAGCCTTATGAATGTTCAGTGCAGTTAAAAGCGCAGCCACATCGTCTGCATCCTGTTCAAATGTTTCAGGAATATCACGGTGTTCACTTCGTCCATGATTCTGAAGATCTATTCCAATAAGCTGAAATTTGCCTTCTAATCTTGCAATAACCTCTTTGAAATCATATAAAATAGAAGACCCGCCTCCATGAATTAAAACCAGAGGTTTTCCGGAACCGTAGATTTCATAATACAACTGAATTCCATTAACGTGTTTATATCCTTTTTCTATTGGATTCATCATTAGTAGGTAAGGTTTTCATCTACGTCATATTTCATTCCCGGATAGTCTAAAATTCTTCGCATCAGACCAATTTGCCCACTGAGGTAGTCTTCACGGCCAATACACATTCCTATAAAGTTGAGTTTGGTTTCTTTAATGAAAGGAATATTCATCCCGATTTCAAAGATCTCATCCAGTTCTTCATCTGTTACTTCCAACAATTTCTGATATACTTTGGCAGAAATATCGTGGAAATTTTTCTTCAAATCTGCTAGTGTTGGATATTTATAACTTTCATCCAATGCTTTCCCCTGAAAGAACAGTTCATTATATGGGTCCTGCTCCATAAGTCCTAATACCGCTCCCAAACCATAGCGCATATTCACGAAGTTTCCTGCCATCCAAACTATATGGTTGGTTTTGTTTTCAATTCTTTTCAATGCATCTTCTTCCGAAATACCATCCAACACATTTACAAAGCTTTGGGTATGCATCCGGTAAGCCGGGATAATGATCTCTATTTTTTTTGATTTTGGTGTGTCCATTATTTTGATTTTTAGTTAGATCAGATATTAGGTTGGAAAATGCAAAGCCGCTAGAAGGAAATCTCTGCTGTTTTGCGTATTCCAACAATCTTCTCGTGTGCTTTCTCCTGCTGATTTTACAGATTAAGCATTATGCTCATGTGCTATTTTATAGCTCCGGGTTTGCCAAGGATTCTGCGGAGATATCCCAATTGCCCGGCATGGTAAATTTCATGAAGACAAAGGGTTGAAATATCGTTCACATTTTCTGGATTAAAATGATCGAGAGTATTAAGCTTTGCTTCCAGTTTATCCTGAGATTGACGTAGATATGATTTCAATTCCTCAAAATTGACAAATTCATCTTTTCTATCCCAAGCGATCTCGCCCCTGTTGTAACATGAGAATTTACCACTATCCCAAACTGATTCTTCACCCAGAATATTCAACAGTGGATCTCTGATATAGATCAGGTGACCCAGAATCCAGTTCATACAATTGGCTTTGTTATCAGGAAAGATCATTGATTCTTCATGGGTGATTCCTTCCGTATTCAGCAATACTATTTTGTTGGTACTGAATATCTGGTTTTTCACCAATTCTATTTCATTCGATTTTGTTTCCACGTTTTAATGATTTGATGATTCACCAATTATTCTGTAGGGATTTTAGAAACATCCGCATACATTATTTCCCACTGATGGCCATTGATATCAGAAAAAGCATTTTGATACATCCATCCGTGATCCATAGGTTCACTGTATTTGGATCCTCCATTCTCTATGGCAGTTTTTACAATCCAGTCTACTTCTTCACGGCTGTCAACACCAACAGCAAGAAGCACCTGTGTAGTATCACCTTTGGCAAAAGGTCTGTTGGTAAAGGTTTGAAAAAATTCTTCTTTCAGAAACATGGTATAGATATGATCTTCTTTCATCACCACACACACTGCTTTCTCATCCGAAAACTGCTCGTTAATGGTAAAACCAAGCGTTGTCCAGAATGCTCTGGTCTTTTGTACATCTTTTACAGGTAAATTGACATAAATCTGATTGATTTTCATTGTTTATAATTTTGGTGTTAAACTTTTAACCAAAATTACTAAGGCGTAATGAAAATCTACTTGCCATAGGGCAAGATTTAAATTTTCTTGGGATGGGAAACCAATTCTTTACGGATTCTGCTGAGTGAAGTATCTGTTACTCCAAGGTAAGAAGCGATCTGCTTTAATGGGGCAAACTGAATGACTTTAGACTTCTGTTCCAACAGATTAAGATATCTTCTGGTAGCTGAAAGGGTAAACATTTCTACAGACCTTTGCTTATAATCAAAAAGTTCTTTAGACATCCATGCCCTCCCCCATTCCCTGAGGTTCGGGATTTTATGAAACAGTTCCTGAAAAGTATCATAATCCAACTTCCAGCACTCGCAATCTGTGA
Coding sequences:
- a CDS encoding SRPBCC family protein — encoded protein: METLSYETIIDAPLQKVWDILWRPETYSQWTQYFGAGSSVMKSDWKVDGKTYFLNEKGDGMVSTIDSLDEPNQIVFKHLGMIENGVEDTQSKEVMEWSGCFEKYFLTDFGGKTKLHTEVQVDKEWKDHMDTGFTKGLMLVKSLAEGVNLSSV
- a CDS encoding SRPBCC family protein, translating into MEQLSYQIQINAEPEKVWSVLWSDITYRQWTTAFTEGSFYEGTLEENNIVKFLDPKNNGMYSRVEKVIPNEEIKFLHLGEIYEGIEVAKEWGDATEAYFLEENDEGTLLKTVINTPEEFKSFFEEKFPKAMNIVKHLSENQL
- a CDS encoding SDR family oxidoreductase; its protein translation is MKTQNKSQSKSKVPKEGLYPEIIRDDYQGSRKLLDKKAVISGGDSGIGQAVAVHFAREGADVAIIYKESDNDARETRKLVEKEGRTCLLIKGDLTRKTFRNKCTDKVKEAWGSIDILVNNAGIHTSKNSLEKISDEQIQETFQTNIISMISFTRNFLPLIGKGGRIICTTSVTAYRGSNHLIDYAATKGAILSFIRSLADNLAEKEILVNGVAPGPIWTPLVKEAFDDLPTFGKDTPLKRAGQPSEVAPAYVFLASKDASFITGEVIHINGGDFVGG
- a CDS encoding VOC family protein, yielding MNNDIFPCLWYDGDARHSAEFYCKVFDGEITADTPVVMNIDLFGQRLMLLNGGPQFKKNPSISFMVICDTEDEVQKYWDQLVEDGIALMELGSYSWSKKYGWVQDKFGVTWQLFLGEKGQDQKIVPTLMFIHENNGKAKEAMELYTQTFPNSSIGNILKYGDGSEGHPIPEPAENVQHAHFIIDRYSLFCMDNSYDHQFDFNEGISLVVMTDDQQQTDTYWNALTSNGGRESMCGWLKDKYGLSWQIVPKKLIQLMNDPNQEKAYKVVQAMMKMQKIIIQDLEDAYNS
- a CDS encoding DNA-directed RNA polymerase subunit alpha C-terminal domain-containing protein; translated protein: MSKSLNSIYAVSYDSEEDFLLGIIAVPARKSLKKEKIDSLEKLSDYSEKEILQLHGFGKNTLMKLKDYMKEHQMCFREA
- a CDS encoding SRPBCC family protein; translation: MDPIKIDITILAPVEKVWNYFNEPKHITKWNFAHESWHCPSSENDLKVGGKFKNKMEAKDKSFAFDFEGVYDEVIPHELIKYHMEDGRKVEVIFDKIDENTTKVIEIFDPEKQNSVEMQRDGWYAILNNFHKYVENH
- a CDS encoding VOC family protein, translated to MAKLNPYLNFDGKAEEAFNFYKSVFGGEFAGEIHKMGNAPGTENLSEEEKNRVMHIALPIGKDLLMASDIVPSFGQKLNVGNNNYVSIFPDSREEADRLFKGLSEGGNIEMPIEDQFWGDYFGSFQDKYGVHWMINYNEEYGK
- a CDS encoding alpha/beta fold hydrolase, producing the protein MMNPIEKGYKHVNGIQLYYEIYGSGKPLVLIHGGGSSILYDFKEVIARLEGKFQLIGIDLQNHGRSEHRDIPETFEQDADDVAALLTALNIHKASFWGFSNGGSTVMQIAHRHPGIVEKLVVASAFYKREGMMDGFFEMMEEATFESMPEPFKINFLNLNPDFSKLENLFDKDSKRMQTFVDWDDEVLSSIESPTLFISGDKDVMKPEHTVAMWRLVEGSQLMILPATHGVYMMPDFDGSLNENLVNFTIKEVETFLNK
- a CDS encoding DinB family protein is translated as MDTPKSKKIEIIIPAYRMHTQSFVNVLDGISEEDALKRIENKTNHIVWMAGNFVNMRYGLGAVLGLMEQDPYNELFFQGKALDESYKYPTLADLKKNFHDISAKVYQKLLEVTDEELDEIFEIGMNIPFIKETKLNFIGMCIGREDYLSGQIGLMRRILDYPGMKYDVDENLTY
- a CDS encoding VOC family protein, whose product is MKINQIYVNLPVKDVQKTRAFWTTLGFTINEQFSDEKAVCVVMKEDHIYTMFLKEEFFQTFTNRPFAKGDTTQVLLAVGVDSREEVDWIVKTAIENGGSKYSEPMDHGWMYQNAFSDINGHQWEIMYADVSKIPTE
- a CDS encoding Crp/Fnr family transcriptional regulator, producing MTHKSLEICYDFPFFLQEELDEIFQAHEKKSFQKGDFILEEGKMANEYYILDSGLARSFVNDFNGNEVTTHFFVENEVIIEVSSMFQRIPTQENIVCITDCECWKLDYDTFQELFHKIPNLREWGRAWMSKELFDYKQRSVEMFTLSATRRYLNLLEQKSKVIQFAPLKQIASYLGVTDTSLSRIRKELVSHPKKI